The genomic stretch ATTGAGTTAGCGATAGAAAGCAGTCGTTTAGGTCAGACTTTAACTGTGCCGAGATAGTCTTCGTATTGTTTTTTTAATATCGCAATATCGATACATATAGCGTTCGATATTGCGATTTAGCCTGAGCGAGAGTTATAACCTATAGCAGTAAAATAGTACCCAATCCTAAGAACACCACAAAACCTATGATGTCAGTCACTGTGGTCAAAATAACAGAACCGGATAATGCTGGGTCAATTTTCATTTTATCTAACGCAACAGGCACTAACACACCCGCGAGTGCCGCAGTAATGATATTGGCGACAATTGCTAAGCCAATAACGATACCGAGCATGACATCGTCAAACCAGTAACCCGTCACTAAACCAATCACTAATGACCACAGAATACCATTGAGGATTGCGACTTTTAGTTCCTTGAATAACAAAGGCTTCATGTTTGCCATCGAGATATGCCCTAATGCTAAACCACGGACAATCAAGGTTAAGGTCTGGCTGCCTGCAATACCGCCCATAGAGGCAACCACGGGCATTAATACTGCCAGCGCAACAACCTGTTGGATGGTCGCTTCAAACATCCCTATGAACCAAGATGCTAAAAATGCGGTTAGCAAGTTGATGCCCAGCCAAATAGCACGATTCTTCGCACTTTTACGAACGGGTGAAAATAGATCTTCGTTTTCATCTAGACCCGCTGTTGCCATTATTTGTGATTCAGCATGTTCGGCTTGCAGTTTATAAGCGGCGCCAATATCTAAACGGCCGATGAGTAAACCGCCTGTAGTAATAACGGGTAACGCGGACTCATTGCTTTGCGCCACTTTGTCTGCGGCAATGTAAACATCTTCATTGGCGCTTAAAGTGAGGTAATCCTCTTCAATTAACTCTGCCACGCGTAATAACGGATCTGCACCAAATAATTGATTGATACGAACAACACCTTGCCAATTACCGCGGTTATCCACCAGGAACACCACGTTACAGTGTGATGAACTGCTACGGCGAATCAATCTTAACACTACTTTTATTTTGGTTTTAGCCGGAACAACAAGTGGCTGATGATCACACCAATGTCCCACTTCGTCATCATTAAACTGTTGCGCAGCCGAGTAGTGCGATAGCTGAGTTTCATCCATCTTCGCGAGCACGGTTTCAAGATGGTGATCGGGAATGATATCTTGTAATTCAACTAATGTGTTGGCATCAATATCAGTGAAAAGTGTCAGTAATTCTGCATGGGTTAATGAATCAACAATGGACTCACCAGCATCTGCACGCATCTCGACTAATATCGGCAATTTTATATCGGCAGATATTTGTGCCCAGGTTTCTAAACGTTCTAAAAAGGGCAGAGATTCTAACAATAAGGCCATATCGACAGGCGACGTTTCATGCTCAAGTTTTTCAATAAAAGCTTGCTGCGCTGATGTATCAAGATTATTTGTTAGTAGTTCTTCAACTGCATTTTGAACGTCATTTTCTGGCATCGTCCGACCTTATATATTTGTGATATATTTATCTTAAGAGTAAGACGAGATTATCAACCCTTAATGATTACAGGTAAATAGATTTTATATAAAGTTTCACGATATGCATAATCGTGTGATGCGTTATAAAATAATCCATGCTTATCTATGTAGCCATATGTTAATAGTATAATGTAACTGTCATTCCCTCTTTTTTAACAAAAAACGCATGGTTTACAATAAAATATATTATGTTTTGGCGGTATAATTAATAAATTTTGTTATAATGCGGATTCTTAATTTGGATATAAATGGTAAAGGGAAATGAGGCTAAATAAACAGAATGTAGCACTAGCATTATTAGTTGTAACTACATTGTGGGGCTGTGCTCCAACGGAAGAGGAAAAAAAGCAAAAAGAAGAAGAAAACAAAAATAGACCGAGTATTTCATTGCAATCTAGTACTTCAATTTCTGAGCCTATAAATGGTGCTATTTCATTTCCTACAACGGTTAGTTTATCTAAAACATCGACTGTTGACGTTACCGCTAAATATGCAATTACACCATTGAGTGCTATGCCTGCAGGTGATTTTGAAATGAAGAATGGCTTAGTATCAATACCAGCAGGAGCATTAACTGCTGATATTGATATTACAGTTTATAGTGATAATCTCGATGAAAATGACGAAGAGTTCATCGTATCTTTAAGCTCAATAACTAACGCTAATTTGGGTAATATTTCACAAATTATTACAATTAATGACTCTGACCTCGATACTACGAACCTATCATTTGAAACCGATAACGCTCAGGTTGCTGAAGGTTCTGGCTTGTATAAAATTAAGATTCTATTGAGCGCGCCTTCTGAAAAAGAGGTGAAAATACCATTTACGATTGCTGGTTTAGCAAGCGAAGGGCAAGATTTCATTATTAATACGAGTAGCCCGATAACAGTTACTACTGGTACAACAGAAGTCGAAATAGAGTTAGATTTTATCGATGACAATATTCCTGAAGGTGGTGAATCTGTTATCTTGCAACTTGAGAGTCCAGAAAATGCAGAGCTTGGTAAATACAGTAAATTATTACTTACGATCCCTGGTGATGTTGGACTAAACGATACCGGTATTACTACTTGGTATAACGGCAGCAGTTTTATTGAAGCTCAAAAAAATTCTGATTATCCAGGACAAGATGCAGAATTTGGGCGAGATGTTGTCATTACAGAACCAAGTGACGGTCCAACAGCCTTTAGTTTTACAAAGCTTGATTATGCGGGTAACTCGCTGCCAAGCAGTGCAACTAATGCGAGTTGTGTGCAAGATAATCGCACAGGTTTAGTCTTTGAGCTTAAACAAGAGGTTCAGAAGTTACCGGCATTTGATGGTGACCCTTTAGCTGAGTATATTGATAAAGCACTTGAAGATGGTAATTATGAGTATTATGACTCACATGCAAGTTGGCGAGCTAATAATTATGGTTACTATTGGTATAGCAGTGATACAGAGAATAATGGTGGTGGCAGTGGTCCTGTAGGTAGTGTATTCGCGAACGAAAAATACCCTATTTCGCCTAGTTGTGCATTCCCGTATGAAGGTTCAGGGGGTTACAATCCTGAGCACAACAGTTGTAATACCAGCATTTATGCTAGTACTTTTAACAGTTTAGCTGTCTGTGGTTTTCAAGACTGGAAGCTTCCTACGATAGAACAACTTCGTTCGATTCATAATTATCGTGCGACGCAACCACTTGTTGATGAAGTTAACTTTTTCCCTAAGACTAATATTGGTGGTAACACAGGTACAGATCCTAATTCTGCAAACTATATATCTTCTACCACATCAGCTGATGCTAGTGGTGCGGCTTGGTGTATGAACTCAACTACAGGGCAAGTTCGTTTGTGTAATAAACATGTGCCAAACTTGGTCCGAATGGTTCGTGGAGGAGCTCAATAATGAAAAAAATAATTCTCACTTTAAGCTTAACTGCTGCGATAAGTGCTCCAGCTTTAGCTCAGACATGTAAATCGGCAAGTATCACCCCATCAAATCCGATAGGACAATATTTGGATAATGAAGATGGCACCATTACTGACATTGTAAATGAATTGATGTGGTCACGTTGTTCATTAGGACAAGCTTTTCAAGGCGGGAATTGTATTAATATTCCCTTAAATTACGACACCTGGAAAGCTGCATTAGATGGAGCTGAAACGAATAAGGATGATGGTAGGTATAGCGATTGGCGCTTGCCTAATATCAAAGAACTTGGTTCAATAGTTGAGCGCTCTTGTGTTGCACCCGCTATTGACCTTCGTTTGTTTCCATCAACGCCATCAACACCTTATTGGTCTAGTACGTTTGATTATAGAGGTATTAATACGGTTAAAGGTTTAATCATTGATTTTCATGATGGCACTGAAATAGTAAAAGAAGTCAGTAGTCATAAATTTGTGCGTTTGGTCAGAGATTTATAACATTAATTGTAATTTTTACTTAATATGCTAGTGAGTTAAATATTTACTAGCATATTACACCCTCGTATATGCTCCGAACTTATTCCCCCCATAATGACGCATTACTAATCACGCTATAAAACTAATGCTTTAATATATTTATTCAATATTTCTCGAATGGAACAAAGTAGTGGCTGTTATAATTATTAACTTTACGGGGAGCAAACTATACTTTATTTGCCATAAACAGGGTTAAGTGGAATTAACGTCTGTTTTGTCGAACTGTAATCGGAGTACCATAATATGAAATATTTATTATTAAGTATGTTAACCGCTGCCGTGTTAACCCTCAGTGGTTGTGAATCTGGCGTTGACTCACCAAGTGGATTTAGTCTACCCGAGGGGGATGCTGTCAGAGGTCAATCAGTATTGGTAAAATATCAATGTTTATCATGTCATCAAATGGAAGGCATTACACCGACCGATGTTGTAGATAACCCTGAGTTATCCGTTAAGTTAGGCGGTAAAACAAGTGGTATTAAAACCTATGCGGAACTTGTTACTTCAGTTATTAACCCGTCACACAAAATCGCCAAGGGTTATCCAAAATCCACATTACAGGTGGATGGGGTATCAAAAATGAAAAACTATAATGATGTGATGACCGTTGGTGAATTATCTGATCTGGTGTTTTTTCTGCAGTCTAGCTATGAGTTGACCCCGTATCCAAGAACGCAATATCGTTATTACGAAACGCTGTAACATCGAAGCCGAGTTTGCTTATCTCCCACCTAACTAGCGATGTTATTGTATGCACTAGTTAGGTGACTCTATCGGGCTGTCATTCCCGTTAGGAAGGATAGTTATCTAACCTCTTACACCATTCTCTTGCACTATCGTCATGCACTATAAATGTTTTCCATTGCACCATTATGGCTCGCGCGACAGCATGTCTCACAATATCGGTGACACAATGTCATCTTAATCAGCTGTATATCTCGCTAATTCATTGTTAAAACACCGTTCAAGGATAAGTTAAGCTATTAATTACTGTTTGCTTGCGCTCCCTTATCGAATAAATATTTGTCTAAAGCTGGTATCAATATTGCTGTGTTAATAGTGTATTCATTGCTATTAAATCATATTGAGAAGGCGCCTTATGAAATTTTTACTTTCCGGATTTTTCTCTAATAACATGTTTGTCTTAGCTACATTGTTGATAGGTACAATGCTGTTATTAAGTCATCAGTTTTTTATTGCCGCTTGCTTATTACTCGGAGGTGGTATTTGTATTTATGTTTTGTTATTACAGCGAATTAAGCAAGAGCAACAAGGCTTGCTGAGAATATTGGCGCTGAGCCCGCAAGGTCAAATGAATTCAGGTATAAATAAGTTATTAACTGAGCATAATATCGTTATGTTATTACCGGTATTGACCACTATTTATCAGTCTAATAAGCAGTTTAAACGTGGCTACAATGAGATCAGCAACCAAAATTTAGAAATTGGTTATTCAGCCAAAGAGCTCGCGAATAACGCAGATGAAACAGCGAAACAAGCGGATGTTCAACATCTGAACTGTTTAACAACCGCCACTGCTACAGCGCAGATTAATGTGAGTTTGACGGATATATCACGACGAATTGAAGATATTAACCATGCAGTGATAGACGCTAAAGATAATTGTCAGCACAGTTTTAAAACCCTCGTTGATAGTAAACAGCAAGTCTCACAAGTGAGTGATGTCATCATCAATACGCAGCAGAGCTTGCAGCAACTAAAAGAAAAATTAGATACGGTGATTTTGATGTCGAGTGTGATTAGCGAAATGGCCGCACAAACTAATTTACTGTCAATCAATGCCACGATTGAAGCCGCAAAAGCAGGGGAATACGGCAGAGGGTTTTCTGTTGTCGCCGGTGAAATGAAAATGTTAGCGCAGCGTAGTCAAACATCAGCGCAGACTATTACCAATAAAACCAAAGAAGTAACCGAAAATATGCACGCTGTAGAAAGCTATATGCAAGATGCTATTGGGCATATTGATCAAAGTGGTGTTCGAGTTGAATCTGCTTGTGAACATCTCAATAATATCGTCAAGAAGACCGAGAGTATGGCGGTCGATATTGATGGTGTAGCCGTTGCAACAGAGCAACAAATGTATGCGCTTAAGGATATTACTCAGGCGGTGGAACAGCTTACGATACTCTCCGCACAAAACAGCCATATGTCGATACAGCAAGCGAATGTTGCTAATCACCTTCACGACATCACTCGTATTACTTAATAAGGAGATTAATATGAACAATACTATTCTGATTTACGGATTAACTATATTAGTCAGCATTTTACTTATTGCTATGAGTATTTATTTGGTTAAAGCTCATCAATGTAATGGATTGCGTAACCAACAAATAACGGGCTTTAATATAGTGACTCGGTTACGTGAATTACTCTCGCATGTACAACAGCATCGCGGCATCAGTAATGCTTTACTCAACGGTGATGTAAGTTTGACCAGCAGATTAACGCCGTTAACCTTAAAAGTAAGTAAAAGCATCGGCGCTATTAACAAAGAATTTAAAACCGGGGACGTTGGCGAACAATTACAACCCTTGCCACGATGGGAGTCTATTACAGAGCATTGGTCGCGACTATCGATAAAAACGAATCAATTAACAAGCGCAAATAATTTACAACAACATAATAAATTGATCCTTAATATCTTATATTTTATTGATGATATTGCCGAGCAACATCAAATATATAAAATTGTTGATGCGCAAGGTGAAGCGATGCGCCATATGTGGTTGGAACTTTTATTTACGGCAGAAAATATAGGCCAAATCAGGGCTATTGGTACCGGTGTGGCGGCAGCTAATATATGTACGAGCGTTGAACGTATTCGGTTAAATTATCTGTGTAATTCATTACAACAAAGTTTGGATGATGGATTGATGCGAGGCAACAGCGAGCAGATACGTCAGTTATTACAGGTTGTTGTACAGCAAGTTACTATCGATATACCGAGCATAAAGGCAGAGGAGTTTTTTAATCTTGCCAGTACTTGTGTTGAGAAAATATTGCTAGAATTTGATAAACAGTTACAACAATTTGAACAGCAAATTATGCCTGCCAACGAACAGAGAATCGTTGCCAGCAATTAGACTTTGTTGTTTCGATATGGTGACAGTTTGATTCATATCAAGAAATATTTGATTATAAATCCGTGTTAAACGGAACCGCTATTTATCTCCTTATTATGAACTATGCTTTGAGTAACATTTGGTTTAGATATAATAAGGAAAGTAACATGCGCTTACCTCTCTCTTTCTTATCTATTGCTATCTCTGCAGTGTTGTCTACACCGCCTGCTTTCGCTAAAGTTGTCGGCACGCTCAATAATGTTGAAACAAATGCTTCCATTCTGATTGATGGTGTTGTCGATACCGCGTGGTCCGCCGCGCCTGTACTAAAGGTTAATATCAACAAAATACCTTATCAGCCTAACAACGGTTACGAAGGTATCAAGCAAACCTCGTATACGATCCAGTCAATGCGCAAGCAAGGTGATATCTACTTTCTTATTCAATGGGCAGATCCGACAGAAAGTGTGAATCGCTTTCCATGGATGCAGCAAGCTGACGGTAGTTGGCAACAACTAATGAATAAAGATGATACTGGCCATGATAATACTTATTATGAAGATAAAATGGCCATCCTCTGGAATATCAACCTAAAATCGTTTAAGAAAAAAGGTTGTGCAGCCGCTTGCCATATGGCTAAAGGTGGCATGCAGAAAGGCATTGTTGATAAAGCGCCTGGGCGTAAATATACCAAAGCTGGCACCACTATTGATATGTGGCATTGGAAAGGCGTGCGCTCCAATCCTGTTGGGCAGGCAGATGACCAATATATTCATGATAATACCGATCCGAAAGCCAATAAAAACTGGGGGCGTTCGGGTGATGCCAAAACCGGTGGTGGTTACAGCAATAATGTCAAAGATGGCCAACCGGCGTTTGTACAAACCGACCTTACGAATGATGCCGTTGTGGTTCTGGATGCTGAAAAAATGCCGCTTGATGCCAATTGGCAGCAGACCAATCGTATTCCCGGTATTGTCACTGCGCCGTTTACAGGTTCACGAGGGGATTTAACCGCTAAAGGGGTTTGGAACGATGGCATATGGACGCTAGAGATTCGCCGCGCTATGGTGACGGCTGGTGATGAATCGAGTACCCAAGATGTGCAATTTATCGATCTTTCTAAAGCCTATGATTTTGGTGTGTCAATCTTTGATAATTCGCAAATTAACCATGTTTATCACGACGGTGTACTGCAAATGCGCTTTAAATAGTTGCGTTATGCTTACTGATAAAATGAGGAGTTGATGTGGATATTAAAGCGTTAAATTTAGCCTCTCGATTAGCTATATCTGGGTTATGTCTGTCGATTTTATACGGCATATTATATGCAGCGATGGCGATATCACTGAGTACCACGGGTCAGATTGCACAAATTCCGAGTTTGAGCACAGTACAGCAAAAGTACGCAGGTATTGCCATTGTAAGTGCAATGCGAGGTTCTATGTATGATCATGTTTCTGATGATGATTATATTGAGGTCGTGAAGGACTGGGTTGAAGCTGGTAGCTCGCAGGCGCTCTATGAGTCTGACATCGCGCCAATCATGGACGAAGACTGTACGGATTGTCATAGCGCAGGGTCGACGATGACTGATGCGATGACATCTATGCCATTAACGACTTATGATGAAGTAAAGGCGTTGACTAAAAAAGGTATACCTTGGAATAAGCTCGCGGTGGAAACCCATACTCACTTATTCGCGATTAGTATGATGGTGTTTATTCTTAGCATGCTGTTATCGATTACGCAGGTCTTTAATTGGATCAAATATGTGTTGATTTGTGCTGCGTTCTTAGGTCTGTGGGGCGATGTGTTATTTTGGACATTAGCTAAATTTGTTGGGTTTGTGGGTTACTTAATACCAGTGACAGGCGGATTATTGATTAGTGCGATAGCGGTTATAGCGATTGTGGTGTTATTGGATTGTTGGAGCCGAGTGCCTTGGATTAGTAAATGATATTGTATTTTTCTAAGCCACTCTTGTACGTGTTATTACTGGTATTGCTCAGCCCAGTCATACTCCACGCCGCACCTGACAAAGAATCTGACTCCCAACTCCAACATTCAGGACCGCCACCTATGCTGGTGGAAGTCAGTCTTATTACCCGCGGGATTGCAGAGCCGATGGTCGAATTAGTTGGCAGTATCCGTTATGCGCGAGTGTCTCGGGTCGCTGCAGAGGTTGGTGGTATTGTTGACACCATTCACTTTACCGCAGGCGCTAGAGTCAACGCGGGGCAGCCTTTGGTAAAGCTGCGCTCAGACCTACTTGAAGCTAGGCTTGCAGGTACCCGTGCTAATCACCGTCAGGCTCAACTTGAACTCGAGCGTGCGGACAAGGATTTACGCCGTATCAAAGCGTTATTCGCCGATAAATCTGTTTCCGAATCCCTCTATGATGAAAATTATTATCGCGTACTGGCGCAGAAAAAACGCGTCATCGCCCTCAAGGCCATTCTTGACTATCAGCAGTTACAAATACAAAAAACCCAAATCAATGCACCGTTCGACGGCTTGGTTCAAGCAAAGCTGACAGAGCAAGGCGAGTGGGTTGCTGCCGGAGGCAAAGTTGCCGTGATTGCTGATGATCAACAGCTAGAGGTTGAAGTCGATGTACAGCGACATCTGCTAGACTTCTTAGAGGCTGGTCGTCAAATTTCGGTTCGCAGTGCTGGACAAGATTATACCGGCTTGTTTGTGAATTTTTTGCCTCAAGGTAATATTGCGACCCGGAGTTTCACCGTCAAACTAAAGCTTGAACAAGCGCAGGGTTTAATTGCTGGCATGCAAGCATACGTTAGTTTACCCAGTGGTTCTAAAATAAACAGCTTTTTGGTACCGAGGGATGCGGTTATTAATCAGTTTGGTAAGCAGATTGTTTTTCTGGCTGTTGAGGGA from Moritella marina ATCC 15381 encodes the following:
- a CDS encoding magnesium transporter, with amino-acid sequence MPENDVQNAVEELLTNNLDTSAQQAFIEKLEHETSPVDMALLLESLPFLERLETWAQISADIKLPILVEMRADAGESIVDSLTHAELLTLFTDIDANTLVELQDIIPDHHLETVLAKMDETQLSHYSAAQQFNDDEVGHWCDHQPLVVPAKTKIKVVLRLIRRSSSSHCNVVFLVDNRGNWQGVVRINQLFGADPLLRVAELIEEDYLTLSANEDVYIAADKVAQSNESALPVITTGGLLIGRLDIGAAYKLQAEHAESQIMATAGLDENEDLFSPVRKSAKNRAIWLGINLLTAFLASWFIGMFEATIQQVVALAVLMPVVASMGGIAGSQTLTLIVRGLALGHISMANMKPLLFKELKVAILNGILWSLVIGLVTGYWFDDVMLGIVIGLAIVANIITAALAGVLVPVALDKMKIDPALSGSVILTTVTDIIGFVVFLGLGTILLL
- a CDS encoding DUF1566 domain-containing protein, coding for MRLNKQNVALALLVVTTLWGCAPTEEEKKQKEEENKNRPSISLQSSTSISEPINGAISFPTTVSLSKTSTVDVTAKYAITPLSAMPAGDFEMKNGLVSIPAGALTADIDITVYSDNLDENDEEFIVSLSSITNANLGNISQIITINDSDLDTTNLSFETDNAQVAEGSGLYKIKILLSAPSEKEVKIPFTIAGLASEGQDFIINTSSPITVTTGTTEVEIELDFIDDNIPEGGESVILQLESPENAELGKYSKLLLTIPGDVGLNDTGITTWYNGSSFIEAQKNSDYPGQDAEFGRDVVITEPSDGPTAFSFTKLDYAGNSLPSSATNASCVQDNRTGLVFELKQEVQKLPAFDGDPLAEYIDKALEDGNYEYYDSHASWRANNYGYYWYSSDTENNGGGSGPVGSVFANEKYPISPSCAFPYEGSGGYNPEHNSCNTSIYASTFNSLAVCGFQDWKLPTIEQLRSIHNYRATQPLVDEVNFFPKTNIGGNTGTDPNSANYISSTTSADASGAAWCMNSTTGQVRLCNKHVPNLVRMVRGGAQ
- a CDS encoding DUF1566 domain-containing protein — translated: MKKIILTLSLTAAISAPALAQTCKSASITPSNPIGQYLDNEDGTITDIVNELMWSRCSLGQAFQGGNCINIPLNYDTWKAALDGAETNKDDGRYSDWRLPNIKELGSIVERSCVAPAIDLRLFPSTPSTPYWSSTFDYRGINTVKGLIIDFHDGTEIVKEVSSHKFVRLVRDL
- a CDS encoding methyl-accepting chemotaxis protein; the encoded protein is MKFLLSGFFSNNMFVLATLLIGTMLLLSHQFFIAACLLLGGGICIYVLLLQRIKQEQQGLLRILALSPQGQMNSGINKLLTEHNIVMLLPVLTTIYQSNKQFKRGYNEISNQNLEIGYSAKELANNADETAKQADVQHLNCLTTATATAQINVSLTDISRRIEDINHAVIDAKDNCQHSFKTLVDSKQQVSQVSDVIINTQQSLQQLKEKLDTVILMSSVISEMAAQTNLLSINATIEAAKAGEYGRGFSVVAGEMKMLAQRSQTSAQTITNKTKEVTENMHAVESYMQDAIGHIDQSGVRVESACEHLNNIVKKTESMAVDIDGVAVATEQQMYALKDITQAVEQLTILSAQNSHMSIQQANVANHLHDITRIT
- a CDS encoding ethylbenzene dehydrogenase-related protein, with amino-acid sequence MRLPLSFLSIAISAVLSTPPAFAKVVGTLNNVETNASILIDGVVDTAWSAAPVLKVNINKIPYQPNNGYEGIKQTSYTIQSMRKQGDIYFLIQWADPTESVNRFPWMQQADGSWQQLMNKDDTGHDNTYYEDKMAILWNINLKSFKKKGCAAACHMAKGGMQKGIVDKAPGRKYTKAGTTIDMWHWKGVRSNPVGQADDQYIHDNTDPKANKNWGRSGDAKTGGGYSNNVKDGQPAFVQTDLTNDAVVVLDAEKMPLDANWQQTNRIPGIVTAPFTGSRGDLTAKGVWNDGIWTLEIRRAMVTAGDESSTQDVQFIDLSKAYDFGVSIFDNSQINHVYHDGVLQMRFK
- a CDS encoding efflux RND transporter periplasmic adaptor subunit; the protein is MILYFSKPLLYVLLLVLLSPVILHAAPDKESDSQLQHSGPPPMLVEVSLITRGIAEPMVELVGSIRYARVSRVAAEVGGIVDTIHFTAGARVNAGQPLVKLRSDLLEARLAGTRANHRQAQLELERADKDLRRIKALFADKSVSESLYDENYYRVLAQKKRVIALKAILDYQQLQIQKTQINAPFDGLVQAKLTEQGEWVAAGGKVAVIADDQQLEVEVDVQRHLLDFLEAGRQISVRSAGQDYTGLFVNFLPQGNIATRSFTVKLKLEQAQGLIAGMQAYVSLPSGSKINSFLVPRDAVINQFGKQIVFLAVEGKAKMVTVQILGHQGMLVAVKGPGLTDDQQVVTKGNERIRDGQAIRF